The sequence aagtagtacaggaactactttttgaaatcgatgcggcgtcgcaccgattaggacagcgTCATTGGCagcaaatgccgccaatttgagatgcgatttcacatgtgaaatcgcatctcaaaatcgaaggaaatcgtacccagtgtgaacctgggcaaaaAGTtaagtcttcatcaatttaggacgGTATGTatgctgctacatgtttttggtcaaAGAGAAAcaagacagtgttcctgcttagcagagaaCACAAGATCGCCATCTTCCCCTCGCACACAACGgcaatctgctttgtttacataggcagaacggtggtctgcctcTCGGAAATAATCTATGGGTGCCTGCGAACATTAGGTCTGTCGCTGTTTTCAGCAGAACGACCCAGACAAGAAGACAAACAGGCAAGCAATTTGGCGTTGAAGGGCTGCCTTGCTGTAGTAAATGTACGTGGAGCAGTTAGGCAGAGATCAAATAAATACAATCTACTCCTGGAGTAGCCATTTCAGTATAACCCCCAGCTTTTAATAAGCACCTTTGAATTTGCATGCAATACTTGGCCCAACGTGTGTATGCCGTAATTAAATACCAACAATTTAGAAGATAGGGGAACACCACACACCCCTCTGCATAGGGATAAGTAAATGTTAATCTAATTCACATCTCCATGGTGATATTCTTACCAGGAAGCACGAGGCATGGCGTAATGGATATCGGTTTTTTGAAAACCATTGAATGTGGATGAAGATGCCACTGTGTAGGCCCCCATGTTTTCaaatagcagccaatcaccaacgTCTAGCTCAGGCAGCTGAAGACACTCAGCGATTTTATCCATACCATCACATGTTGGTCCCCATAAACTACTTGTGTACACTGGCTGGTCCGGGGAAGGTTTCTGATAGAAAAGAAACAGTGGATATGATTAGTAAAGATTACCAATTCTTTAAATAACACTCAATATGAAGGAaggggttatttttatttaaccttTACCTTTTGAAGAATGGGTTTAGGATGGGCATGGTCAAAAAAGATGCAGTTGAAGGAACCATAAACACCATCATTAGCATAGTACATGATGTTTTTGTTGGGACCGATTTCTtcatctaaaaataaataaaaagtctcgCATTAGGCTAGGTTCGCATTTTTTAGTCCATTTTCTTGCAAAGTATTTTTGGAGTTTGATGCATGCCATTTGAAATCCTATGGGcacaaaaaccacaccattttacACCAAGTGCTTGCACCCAAActacccccccccatgctgcatgAAAGGCTCTATAGACATCAATAAGCACCCAACTACACCGAGTCTATTGCAATAACATGTAATGCTGCTTTGTGTGATAACACTTCACTGAACTTACCATCTGATCCACAGTTGTCCAACTGCACCTCCTTCTTGGCGATGATGTTTACAGCCAATGAGAAAGCAGATGCTACATAATATCGTCCTGGCTCAGCGATTATCTCTACGCCAGAACCTTCTGGGAAGTACAAGTCCAGTGCTGGATTTATCACAGCTGCAATCTGTTGTAGAAAGACAAGCTGGTTATTTCCCCTTCCTTTTCAAAAGGATTTCAAATATATGTCAAGTGCTGTGAAAAATCTATTTGTTACCTCTTCGAAGCGAACTTTAACATCATCAGTCCCTGGAAATCCACCACCAATGTCCAACAGCCACAGTTTGTATCCAAATTCAGATGCCATTTCAAAGACTAGTCTAGCATCTGAAATAGACTGCACATATGCCTTGGAATCACAGCATCCACTGCCCACGtgaaagctaaaaaataaaataaaaaaaataagtgtattaTATGACCAAACATCAAAATTGGGTTTAAAAAAAGATATAGATATATCCATCTCTCAGGGAGGGGACCTGTATGTTTGGCAAGATATCTGCCCAATATTCAAGTTCTAACAATAAATAATTTGGTCACCTTTCCTTGATGGCATACCATTAAAATGAATATCAgttttacaaaacacacacacacacacacacacacgtaggtTCCCACAATACAACTTACCTGACACCAATAACATCAACATTGAGGTTCTTGGCCATTTCAAGAAGGCGTCTACATGACTTTAGGGGAGCACCAAACTTTACACTAAGGCGTGTTGAAGACTTGGAGTCATCTGTAGCTATGCGCAATACCATCCTGTTGGTAATAAAATGCATGCATTAGCTTACTGGGTCACTTATTTTCATATAATAATCAAAACAGCAGTGCCAAATTAATTCTAATACCATGGCAAGTACATACTTGGCATTCTGGTGATTACGTGAAACCTTGGACAGCTCCACTTCATTGTCGAAGGTCATCATCTGGACACCGTTTTTAGCAGCATACTTAATTTGGGATATTTGCTTACAAGGATTGGCATAAATAATCTTTTCTGATGTCACACCAATGCTTTGGACTAGCTCAATctcagtctgaaaaaaaaaaaattaaaaaaaaatatataaatgaacatTCGTGGCAAACAGTAATGTATCTTTATTGTTTGGTCACAAaaacaatgtaaataaaaaaagtccataatTTACCTTGCTGGCGCAATCAAATCCAGCACCCAGTTCAGCCAGAGTCTGCACCACACCTTTGCTGCTGTTGCATTTGACAGCGTAAAAAGGTTTTACACGAGGCAGGGCCTTCAGGAAACGGATATGTTTCTTCACTACATCTCCCAGATCTGCGACAAAGAATGCATCTCGGTCCTCCTGCAAATGGATAAATATGAATAAAATAGTAAATATCGAGGAGCAAAGGCCATTGAAATTTATTTGGTTTTCAATAACTTCACTGAATGACAAAATGACACATGTCGATGTGGTGCAAtaatgtaaatggatagaaaattatattttacacacacacactcgttTTAGCAGGGTTACACGgagatatttgggggggggggggattataacCAACCCCCCCACATATGGTTTGTCCAAATAAAATgctgcaactattagttgtagtTTAAAGCATGCatatttttgcaaattttttggTCCCTGTGGAAGTTGGAAATCACTGTAGCAGATCTTGCCATTACCGTGACCACCACTAGGTTTTGGGTCCCATGCCAAGCGGCCGGCCTGCTGCTTTCTGTACACAGAAGGTTGCTTGCTGGGCAtaggtgtgtacacacacacacaaaatgcaaagtgttccgaTTGGATGAAGCGGGGAGGCTAGGCATCACAATCTTTACCCCAGAGAACGCtttgcaattaaaaaaattatacatctAGGAGGTTATTGGTTTAAATAggtcacttaaagcgggagttcacccatttgtaaaaaaaaaaaaaaaaaaaaaaaaaaaaaaaaaaattctccccttagcttcctgcttgtttttactaggggaatcggctatttattttaaaatatgagcagtacttacccgtttttgagctgcatcttcttccgtcgcttccgggtatgggtcttcgggagcgggcgttccttcttgattgacagccttccgacagtcgcatccatcgcgtcactcgtagccgaaagaagccgaacgtcggtgcggctctatactgcgcctgcgcaccgacgttcggcttctttcggaaaatcgtgacgcgatggatgcgaccgtcggaagcctgtcaatcaagaaggaacgcccattcccgaagcccatacccggaagcgacggagaggatgcatctcgtaaacgggtaagtactgcacttattttaaaataaatagccgattcccctagtaaaaacgagcaggaatctaagggggaaaagtgccctctaagggtgaacccccgctttaagaatgagtgcaaaaaataaaataaaaaatgaaagcaaGCAAATGCTTTACAGGATACTTACAGTCTGGGAGACCTCATTAATGATTTCCTCCATCAAATCTCTGGCAGCAAACCCTTCCTCCACCATGGTGAAATCGGATTCTTGGATGTGTTGGGCCATTCTGATGCTCAAATGGGAGTCTTACCGAACTCTTCTAAAAAGGTTGTTTGGAAGTATGCAACAGACTGCAAAAGAAGGATATTGCAGGTTAGACAATGCAACTACACCAGAAAAGGGAACTAAAGAGAAAACTAGATCTGGTGTGGACATGGTTGCAAGACCAAAACTGCAGGTCGTCTAGAGAAGAAAGATACTGGGACTGATCAGATACAGTTGCATGCATtacaaagaaggaaaaaaaaaaaaaaaaaaaaaaaaaaaactgaagtaatAAGTGCTGGAACTACAGCACAGGGGTTTTAATTTGCATTCTAGTATGGCCATACCACTGCCTATAAATGTTTCCCACAAGTTGCCTTGCCTTAGTGGTCAGCACATCTGCTTTGTGGCACTGAGGTCTTTGGTTTCAATCCAGACCAAGACATTATCCGCATGTTCtccgggcaggggcggactgaccattcggtgagtcgggcactgcctgagggccccgtggtgggaggGTCCGGGCCGGCTCAATCCGcccctggaggtgcccgcagcTTATACACAAAATCAAAGAGAACTGTATCCCCAAGCAAGCAGTGCCATTGAACCATTGGCTGTGGCTGTGTGAGCAGCTCAGAGGTGTGAGCTGGCTGGGATGGATGGCTCAGAGGCGTGAGTTGATGTTCAGTCacaggcgctccggccacctctcccctggggaattcagctgagggggcggggccataagtCACTGCCATGGTGTACACTGTACAGTCTGAAGGAGCTGGAGCCTCGAGGCAGAGAGCACTGCACAGAGGAGCGGACTGAGACAGCTTGAATTTCCCAACAGAAACCACACTGACCTGCCTTGTGTGTAGCTGCAGGTCAGTGTGATAATGAAAGCACTGCAGTTACTGTGTCTGTTATAAGAGCCATGCCGagtgttacttcctggttccttccttCTTGCCGTGTGCCCATTTACCAGGtcaggtgctattcactagtgcacactgaatgccactcaatGTTTAGATATCAGTGTTACATAGGAATagcacttagccctggttcacattgaaacaatttgcccattgaaatgcagcggcgctttgtgggTTTATTTATCCCTTTTTTggacactagcaggggttaaaagcaccccactagtgGCTGAATACCTCCACAAAAATTACGTTgctatgtcccttacattggtgatcagtgggaagaatgttttaattcctataataaaaacatttatattgaacattgtgtagagaaattctttgaacgcatgcaatgtgggcagtgcaatatgtaggtgggactttgtgtggATGTAGTTTTAACATGGACGGGGACACAGGGGCGGGGACACAGGGAGCcccccatgatctccttttgGCCGGGGGCCacatgagctgtcagtccgcccctgtctccGGGTTCACTCAAACACACTGGTAGGATATTCTACAGAgtcccagagaaaaaaaaaaaaaaaaaaaaaaaaaaaaaaaaaaagtactttgagAGATCTGTACAGCAGTCCTCATCAATGCACCATTTACTGCTGGCATGTCTGCTATAAAAATAGACACACAAAGCCCAAAACATGATGCAATATGAGGATGCACAAAAACATGCACGCCCCTCCCAACTGCTTACGTGTCAGATTAGGAGCCTGAACCATCCAGCAATGCACCCAACAATTAGGCACAGTACGGTCTTAAAAGAAAAGTCTGGCCAAAGCTCCTTTGCCCCACCCTACTTCACCTGTGGATCATAAGAATGCATTTacctctgcactcctgtgacccagattcagccgaTGTCACTTAGCTGGTTCAGACTCTGAAGGGATGGCAACTTTAATGTTAGTATCCACCCATATGCATGACTGGCAGCTGGCTTAGCCCCATTTACACCTAGGCATTTGGAATCCCTGTAGTCCTGGGATTTCAAATTGCTTTACTTCCTAATGGCACCCCAATTGTGGTATGATTTTGCCACAAATCGCAGGATGCGCGTCACCCAAAAGTCCAGCAAGTTTGCTGCGATTTGTCACAGCATTAGGGTTCCATTAAGACATAATGGCATTGCAAACATGTCCCACAATTCCAAACTACTAAGTGTGAAAGGATCCCAAGCAAGCTGCTGGGAAACAGAGCCAGCCTCTCCCAAccacctccacagcccagcactccagggaCTGACAATCACAGGTTCACTGAAGACCAAAGGCTGAGCGATCGGGGGTCTTTGATCGCTCATTTCTCTGTCTTAAAAGGAGGGGGAGACAGATCCAGcattggactgatgctgcatcctacTAGGGGAgtataaaggttttattttttaaatcacacaccatcattttcatGTTGATTCAATGGAAAATTAAACATGCCGCCCCCCCCAATTTATATTATGGAGGCAAAAATCATATATACCAAGAGCCATCTGAAATCTGACCTTCCAGACATCAGGTCACCTCTGCTGGAAACAGCTCAAGTGTCAGACTAATGGTGGCCAAGATATATGATCGATTGCTTTTCCAATCGATCTCTTCTGATAGGAAGTGGGTTTTGATGAATTGTTATGAAGCAATCAAATCTGTTTCCCAGCATGGCATTTCATAATCTGATTGGACGGGGCTTTAAAAGCATCTATGTGCTGCCGACTGATGATTGGTTAGGACAGTATATTAACTAATATTGATGGAATCAGAGCATGAATTGAACGAAAGTTTACCTTCTATTGGTTGAATGTGAAGTCGCTGACCAGTTAGCGATGTCAGAGGACCCAGGGAGGCTCTGCAATGAATTCGGAAGACTTGAAGGAGCCCGGGCTAGCGATGTCGCCGCAGCTGGCGTCCTGTGTTCTCTGCGGGAAGACAAGGAGATGATCGGTCATTGCGATCAGGATCGGACCATCAATGTAAGCGATCTACCCCACCAGGACCCCCGCTTACCTTAACACGCATTTACACGGCCACTTCCCATGAACGTCGGTATAGATCAGAAGTGTTCTCCGCCTCTAAGCCAAGTCCTCTCTGCAATGTGCGATCAGTGTCTGCTCCTCAGTCCAGCGCATCCTTCTTATACCTCTCACCAGCCGCCATTATACGTCATGTCATGTTGTTTCCAAGCAACCGCCCCATCAAAACAATCCCGCCCCTTTCCCGGCCGTAGCCACACCCCTTCCCAGCCTCCTAACATTCTCGTGCAATCGTGAGATGCTGGGGTGGGCGGGGCATCAGTGGGGATGGGAAATGGGGTGTTTCCGTACAGGGCACGTGATCATGACTCATAGACGGGAATATTTTTGAAAGATCACATGTTGGGTGGGGAAATCATGacgtgtatttttatttattttttgtaatatacatatatatatatttatgtccaGAACTGGATCAGCCAGGGGGGTATTTGCTCAAAATGTGGCACTTCACAGGAAGATATGTTTGTTGGTGTCTGATTGGGGCAGACTATGCCCGTGGCCACCAATTGCAGGTATATTAGTAATCTGTTATTGATAATAAAGAGACCagaagagagtcgctgattgccgctattactagtaaaaaaaaaatatgtccccggatttcattttaaaaatctggtcaccttaaaggggttgtaaaggtttgttttttattttctaaatgggttcctttaagcttgtgcattgttggttcacttaccgtatttatcggcgtatacgcgcacttttttgccctgaaaatcagggcaaaatcgtgggtgcgcgatatacgccgatacccgctttctcgcgccgagtttgaatactgcgccgacatataccgagcacagtacactcgtgtatagtcgggcagtctcggctactctcgcgctgacttcctggatgtacaggacgtcagcgcgagagtagccgagcctgcacgagtgtactgtgctcggtatatgtcggcgcagtattcaaactcaacacgggaaacgagcggggaggacgccgcagaaagacgccggacccgacgacgaggacacccgaagccgcagacggacgccggacccgacgaggtgtcccgcaagacaccaaaactgtaagtacaaaaaatattttttccacaggaattcgggaaactttaggggtgcgtgctatacgcgggagcgcgctataccccaataaatacggtaccttttccttcgatttcaccttctaaatgtttttttttttctttgtttgcttttgtgtttaattgatggggtttagttccactttaaccacttgggatccgcgctatggacgaaagacgtccacagcgcggctctcaagtgccgagtggacgtctttggacatcctgttgttgtcattcccTGTGCACGCcgatgggggcgcgcagcggggaaacactgtgaccggcgcatcgctggggagccgatgcgtgtgcctggcggccgcaatgtccgccgggtacccgcgatcggcggtgacagcagggacgtggagctctgtgtgtaaacacagagctccacgtcctgtcagggagagaggagaccgatctgtgtctcttgtacatagggacacagcatcggtcatctccccccacacagttagaacacacccaggatacacatttaacccctttcctcacccctagtgttaaccccttccctgccagtcacatttatacagtaattagtgcatttttatagcactgatcgctgtataaatgtgaatggtcccaaaattgtgtcaaaagtgtccgatacgtccgccgcaatatcgcaggcctgacaaaaaaatcgcagatcgccgccattactagtaaaaaaaaaaaaaaaaatcataaatctatcccctattttgtaggcgctataacttttgcgcaaaccaatcaatatacgcttattgcgattttttttaacaaaaatatgtagaagaatacgtattggcctaaaccgagggaaattcttttttttttttttaaattgagatattattataacaaaaagtaaaaaatattgtgtttttttttcaacaatttctgtctttttatgtttatagcgcaaaaaataaaaatcgcagagatgatcaaataccaccaaaagaaagctctatttgtgggaaaaaaatgataaaaatataatttggttacagtgttgtatgactgcgcaattgtcattcaaaatgcgtccgcgctgaaagctgaaaattggtctgggcacgaagggggtttaagtgcccagtaatgaagtggttaatatcactgcCATAGTCACATGTACCCCCTAGATAAGCAGCACGTGCAGGGAATTCTTTATGAGGGGACACACTATTCTTGCTGCAAAAAAATCacttaaaactgacatttatttGGTAACAGGGCTTGCAACACACCCAAGAACCTGCATGAACCGGATTGGAAACGTCCCACCTTCACATAATTATTGGCTGCTAAGAACTTGCTTCAACAGAACGGtgagaagaagtaagtttgtgcAGAACAAAATACTGAGTTTGCCATTTTTTTGTATGCATGCATCTTTGTGATGATGATCGGGTAGGATTTTTCCTTTCTTGCACACTAGTGGGACTAAAGCCTAGATTGGGTAGGGTTTCTATTATCACATGCCATTTAGCATGAAGATCAATGAAGTCAAATTAGTCATGTTCCTCCCATCGTGCTCCTCCCAGTGTCAATCCCACAGGTACTGTTATGGCAAAACAGCCAGCCAAAACCAGTAtaaggctaggtttacactgACGCAGTGCGAACATTATGCAATTTCACAGTGAGATTTCTGTTGTGACAAGTGTGATTCTAATgcgatttagccctggttcacactgagctgcgggagtgaagccgtgcgagttcagatgaacttgcacgatttcactcccgctggcagtcccaatttcggccgcaatttcagagacatctgtgcaggtttctgcacagatgtcaatgtaaatcgcggcccgaaatcgcaaaaagtagtacaggaactactttttgaaattggtgcagcgccgcagatgcggcgtcgcaccgattaggacggtgccattgccgacaaatgccgccgatttgagatgcgatgcgttttgtcgcacgtatttatgcgtttgcatacagcgtcgtctgacgtttttgtacttcaacgttttttgttttagccaataggataaattatcatcttttcatcacttgttgctatgttggtagattttttttatcttctgcctgggtgaaatgttctattgattaaagcctcaaaacgcccgtagcaaacgctcgttgtcgcgctagtcgcttgaatcgagcgtttccattactttctatgggaaatacaaacgctcaaaCACGCCCAAAACGCCCGATTcgtgcgacaaaaaagggtccggaacttgtttgagcttcaggcgttcggcgtcaggcgttttggagtggagatgtgaaccatctccattgagaataatgtattttttcccctctagcggtttggagcgtcgcgcttcaggcgacaaaacgctcaggtgtgaatggggtctaaatgcgatttattaggccccgtacacacggtcggttcacctctgaagtggccgtacggcctgatatgtgtacacaccgtcagtccaaaatccgatcgggtcagaacgcggtgacgtcaaacacacgacgtgctgaataaaacgaagttcaatgcttccaagcatgcgttgacttgattctgagcatgcgcgggttttgaaccgatgcttttctgtactaaccatcggtttggtccgatcgggcagcggtccatcggttcggttttgaagcatgttttaaaattttggaccgaaggaaaacagatcgatggcctatacacacggtcggtttggtccgatgaaaatgaacttcggttcactctcatcggaccaaaccgaccgtgtgtacggggccttaggggattTGAAATTAAATTTGAGATGAAATCTGCACCAAACCCCCACTAAACTCACAAAGAAACCTTTTTAGATCAGATCAGAATCGCACCGCATTGACGCGAACAGCTTTCATAGCAAACAATGCTTTTTCAGATGAGATGCAAATCTATGCCTATcggatttaaagcgggagttcacccatttaaaaaaaaaaaaaaaatctccccttagcttcctgctcgttcggtctaggggaatcggctatttatattaaaataggtgcagtacttacccgttttcgagctgcatcttcttccgtcgcttccgggtatgggtcttcgggagcgggcgttccttcttgattgacattcttccgagaggcttccgacggtcgcatccatcgcgtcactcgtagccgaaagaagccgaacgtcggtgcggctctatactgcgcctgcgcaccgacgttcggcttctttcggaaaatcgtgacgcgatggatgcgaccgtcggaagcctctcggaaacctgtcaatcaagaaggaccgcccattcccgaagcccatactcggaagcgacggagaggatgcgtctcgtaaacgggtaagtactgcacatattttaaaataaattgccgattcccctagtaataacgagcaggaagcgaagggggaaaagtgccctctaagggtgaacccccgctttaatacgcaaagaagtcagtgtgaaccaggactaaATGTCCTATTTACAAAGCAtatttaggccactttcacactgaggcactttacatGTGTTTtaacgcctgtaaagcgcctctactgtcacttcagtgtgaaagccagagtgctttcacactggggcggtgcgcttgccaGACGCTAGAAAAAGTcccgctagccgcatctttggggtggtttaggagtgctaaatacagcgctcctaatccgccctgcctattgaaatgaatgggcagagctgctgaagtgcctgcaaagcgctttcGGCAGCGGCGTTAGCCCCTTCTTCAACCGCTAGCGGGATTTAAAAGCGCCCCGAAAAGGGCAGATAAAGCACCGCTAAatctagcggcactttaccgccgatgctttcactgccccagtgtgaaagtagccttagattTACAGCATTACTAGGAATAGAATAACGAGCACGGTGCAAATGAccggggccgccatcaggggggtacaggcagtacacctgtaaggggcctggaggtccccaggggcccggatggcaacccccttttttttttttttattacatttgttttaatatattttttatttttatttatttttttgtttttattaaagggcccagaggtccccagggcctcagatggcaaccccccccccccttgttatgCAAGACCTCATGGTTTATATATGTTGGTTTATTTTGCAGATTTAACAGATCATATATAAATAGAATAAACTGTAAAGGTGGGtaaacactataagaaaatctgaaaaaaaaactccatacgAGGAACGATTGTTCGATTTTTATATAGTGTGTCTACAACTTACGACATCCGAATCAGACTATCCAAACGAAAATTTCCCAAGGGACAAACTTCAAAAATGTTCTCGTACGTGAACAGAActaacgattttcg comes from Rana temporaria chromosome 2, aRanTem1.1, whole genome shotgun sequence and encodes:
- the AZIN2 gene encoding antizyme inhibitor 2, producing the protein MAQHIQESDFTMVEEGFAARDLMEEIINEVSQTEDRDAFFVADLGDVVKKHIRFLKALPRVKPFYAVKCNSSKGVVQTLAELGAGFDCASKTEIELVQSIGVTSEKIIYANPCKQISQIKYAAKNGVQMMTFDNEVELSKVSRNHQNAKMVLRIATDDSKSSTRLSVKFGAPLKSCRRLLEMAKNLNVDVIGVSFHVGSGCCDSKAYVQSISDARLVFEMASEFGYKLWLLDIGGGFPGTDDVKVRFEEIAAVINPALDLYFPEGSGVEIIAEPGRYYVASAFSLAVNIIAKKEVQLDNCGSDDEEIGPNKNIMYYANDGVYGSFNCIFFDHAHPKPILQKKPSPDQPVYTSSLWGPTCDGMDKIAECLQLPELDVGDWLLFENMGAYTVASSSTFNGFQKTDIHYAMPRASWEAVQLLKQGLYKIEEKEKVCTPMSCGWEISDSLCFTPAFAQPSII